The Anastrepha obliqua isolate idAnaObli1 chromosome 5, idAnaObli1_1.0, whole genome shotgun sequence DNA window TGTAGAGTATTTTCTGAGTACATGAAGTGttgcaataaattgaaaaacaaataaatttaattttgtattttataaaagaaatatataaataaattgtttgtattcccaaaaaaattgaaaatttttgctatACTCGATATTAAAAAGTACTTTAGTTGCTAAATTTCTTCTTTGAACGCAcatgatttaagaaaaaaatattttaacaaatttttggtattcccaaaaaaaatgaaaatttttgctattcGCGGTATTACAAATTACTTTACTAGCTAAGTTTCTTCTTTGAACGCacatgattttcaaaatttcaaacacaaATGTACAAAATCACCACGTAATAGccatacaaaataaacaaaatagcaCCGCCCGCATTACCAGCAACATTAGCTTGAAGAAAAGGTTAGATTTCGTCACGTATTGCTGCTGGCGAAGCCGATTGTTGGGGGAGTGGAAGTGCCAATTGTGTACGCACGTGTGTGCTGCCTTTGTTTTGTCTTAGTTCTGTGCTATACCGACGCATAAACAATATAAAGGGATTTAGAGATGGAAAAAGATGAAAATTCTTAGTACTTCCGCTTTATTTGTGCAGATTGTACGCATTGAAAGCggtttaaaatatgtatatacacacatttcatatatttttcgtgTTTTCTCTTGCAGGTAGCATCAAAGAAGCGGAAGAATTCGACAAACTCACCCCTGAGGAATCGAAGAAACGCTTACTTGTACTTATAAAATTGATGGATTTGAATAAGGATGGCTTCATTGAGCGTCATGAACTAAAAGCATGGATTTTAAGGTCTTTTAAGTGAGTTTTATGTTGTTGAATAATGCTTCCATTGCTCATCAGtttcacacaaaaataatactcATAGCATACAACCCATTCAAAGCTGCTATATAAATATTACTAACAAACAGTTGTTATTGAAATTGTCAATATTCTGTTGCCAAGCAATTAATACCTGCATGAAGGCCAGTAAAAACAATCTAAAAACAATCAGTTTGACATAGTTTACATAAGTGTTCCAGTAACAGAATGTAGAAGAAAATTTTagttataaaagtaaaaatttgattGCAAAGCTTTTTGAACGTAAAACCgcttttagtaataataatttttatatatttcttaataattGTTTTCTATAAGAGTTTTAGTCTGAAAATTAACATATCCTACTATTTTCTATCAATACAGAAAACTTGGTGAAGAGGAAGCTGCTGATCGCATGGAAGAGATTGATGTCGATGGTGATGGTCAAATAACTTGGAAAGAATACCTTAAAGATAGTTTTTCGATGGAAGATGAAGATGAACGGAAGGAACTAATCGATTTCGATAGCTATGATGAGGAGAAACAAATGATTAAATCCGATAAGGAACTATTTAATGCAGCCGATTTAAATAAAGATGGTGCTCTCGATGCGAAAGAATATGTACTTTTCTATTCGCCAGAGGAACATCCGGAAATGCTGCCGATCGTGTTGGAGCACACACTGCGTGAGAAGGATACAAATCATAACGGTGAAATAGACTATTCCGAGTTTATTGGTAAATCTGGGCAGGAACGTAGTCGTGAATGGTTGGTCGAAGAAAAAGAGCGTTTCGATCATTTGGACGAGAATAAAGATGGTTTGTTGAGCGGCAATGAGGTGCTCAATTGGGTGGTGCCGAACAGTGAGGCAATCGCCAAAGACGAGGTTGATCATCTATTTGTGTCAACTGATGAAGATCACGATGATCGCTTAAGCTATTTGGAAATATTGAGTAACTATGACACTTTTGTGGGTAGCGAAGCGACGGACTATGGCGATCATCTACAGAATATAAACCACTTTCTTGACGAGCTGTAACAAGGCTGTAGATTACTTCCACAGGCATCCTTTTAGCATTTGAATGACAAGATTCTTTGTTTACGTTTAATGCCAAACATTTATCAATTAGTTACAAATGAAACGTAcaatgttaaaatatattttacgaaTATGTTTAGAATTTTACAAAATCGGCAATGTTaatgttaagttttttattagctGCTTATTggttaagtaatttatttttccttaatctaatgttaaatttaaaagaaatattctgTGTCGATTTACTTCATAGTTCAACCATCGCTCAACATTACAGTAGGctattctaaatatttattattatataataaagaatGTGTCATATTAATATAAAGAACTGTACCGCCATTCAAAGcccaaagtattgtgttttaattaataaataagcaGGTGTAAAGttgattgtttttaaatgaTAAATATGATTATATTATGCAGTTTGATCAGTTATGCTCTCTAGATAGAttcgaggtttgcacttcgccctcatggtcttttgtgccttctactcatcacagtacctcatccagacccagttctcttattaaatttaatgtagagctgggttggactgaTTGTATGTGCCTTTCATCTGGCTGCAAATGGCCGAGATGTCTTAACCTTCTCCACGTTATAGCACTGCCTTCAAGGAGAAGGTGTACTGGAGTCTCTTGGGATTGGTCTATAGGCTACAAGAGTCAGCGGCCCATATCCcaatcatgtgcagatgactacaCAGTCTGCAATGGCCTGcgagaatgcccgtgagcattctcagtttatctttggggggaaaactaaaaaaaccacTTACTTGactaaaacaatatttatgcaatattttaGTGTGCATTCTTTGCCTTCCTTTACTCTCAAACCCATTTGACTTCGCTATCAGGTTGCGGTCAAGAGTGTTAAGCgacttcatacaatttttttcaaatagttgtCGTTTTTTCTTCAACGGTAGGTTCTATGTTACAATAATGACCTGGATTtgtatccggccaagaactgtcactccagcaacatTTCGCGTGCATGTATGGGGTATGTTTATGCagatataacaacaacaaacaaactttttttatgcatttcgtAGTACGTTAAGGTGCATTATCTTGCAAAAAGATTGTATAACTTTTATTGACTTCAATATTGTGCTTCAAAGGCAGAAGCAGCAAACCATTGCTGAGGGTGAATATTTCATAGTTTCCTGAAAACAGGCTTATAGCAGTTAACAAAACCCTGCTTAGAGAGGTAAAAACCATCAGTAGTCATCGTTTatatgatgttgttgttgttgttgtagcagcataaacgtttcccatatttacatactgggaatgctactggagtgacagtccttgaccggatataaatccgggtcgtttcggtaacgtagaaccgactgtcgtggaaacgtcgtTTTCGTTCGTTTATATGATCTTTGGGTATACCCAAGGCATGAACAATATCGACGGGGTGGTgcccgttcccacgacagtcgcctctacgttaccggaacgacccggatttatattcttCCAAAGGGTTTCACTCCAGCAACAATCCCCGCACTTGTATGCGggtatttatgctgctacaacaacaactacacggGTGGGAACGGAGGAATAGTGGTGTTGGACGCGTAAGCATAAGCAGGCATACgaaagttaggttaggtcagGTTAGTGTCATCATAGTGATCTTAGCATGACGGGCATAAGTTGAGTATGTCGGGCTCGATTATGGTAGTATGATCATAATTGTGCCAGCGTAACGCTGAGGTTCTTCATCTGCCAAAGGCGTTGGTTGAAATCCCCTTGTAATGATCGGTACATGTCGTTTAGGACATGTCAGCAAGCGTTCCGTATGGTCCAGTGGCTGTTTTACTTTTccataatacatatgtatatccattgtttaaccctccgttgggcacccgggtgtGGCCAGATTTTTTCgtctttggacgtgaatttaacatatttctattatagctaacgacttaaGCTTcgaggtagcttcctaaaatttaaatttctatcgatttatggatataaacaattaaaaaggatgctcgaacaggacgaaaaaaggttAGACCTGGGAGCTCAACCGAAGGTTTCAAataaggtgtccaacggagggttgagttatataaaaaaaagttatgtaataattattatagccATGTTAAAGTaagattttaatcaaaattggatattacatacatacatatgtacatataaatgcgTAAGTGCTGGAAACACTGCTCACTCACCTCTTCCtactaaattcaaataaattgctTTCTAACACATTTAAGACACACAAATCGTTTATTAGGACATTAATTTCTttgcaatgcatttttttttgtttttttttgctaaatttcgcTTACTACATATTTCACATTGGCTTAAGTGACTTAAGTGTTTAGTACAAGTAATTTCTGAAATTGCCGACTGCATTTGGCGCGCTTTAATTTTAGCGAACAGTGCAACAATTTGCATGACTAGAATTTCACTCGCTTTTCTTCTAAATTTAAAACTGTGTTCCAACTTACAGCTTTGCGCGActtaaaatctataaatttgttatttaaatttttacatataaacaaaaaagaaaagcatatatattttttccattttaagtAAAGCAATCACAAATAGGGAAATAATGTTGTGTCGGCGTACCCTTTTCGACAAGCGTTATTTAcaaaaagtaaacagttttactaaaaaaaataataacaaaaaaaaaattaataaataaaataaaaacaaaaagaaacaaaaaataaaaaaaaaaattttccataaaaaattaaaaaaaaaattaaaaattcaataacaaaaaaaaaacattgataaaaaattttcataaacaattaaataacaaaaaaaattttttttaaattaaataacaaaacaaaactttacaaaaaatttaattttgggcCTCCAAATAgaaacattaaatatttatatgtatgcaaataaataaatgtacaagAATGATCTTACAAGTTATCACAATATTGCACCGAATAGGCCTATgtcttttcaaacaaaattacgcTAAGTTTATTTATAGTACTCACATCAACATACTGCAGAAAGACTTTAGAACTTGCTTATATTAAGACTGAAGAGATCTTCACTCATAGGAAGTAAAAAAATGAAGTGGGAAACCTTTAAATACAACATTCTTcggttttttacaaattttaaatgaaatgctTGCATGTTAGAAGAGCTCCAACAAATTTAAGTTAaagctatttaatttttattttttctaattgtaCACTCCTTCATGACGTTAATACTATTCTGTAATTTTTCTGTTCTTGgttatagcatttttaaggAAGATGGCGATATATATGACTGCATAGATGTACAGTGAAccgtatcgaaaaaaaaaatgttcaccgtACTGAGCCTACAGTACTTTTGTAaggcaaattcaaaattttttccccctttttttggTTGAACATAGGGGTCTTATTCTATATGTAATTTGCATTATATCTTCGACGTTTATAGTCGGATTTTGATTATCTTGCCTCGAGAAGACAATTCTTTTGGTTCAAAGTTCATTGTGGCCATTTTACATTTCGTAgataaaaaatgctgaaaaaaatattgttgctaattttacatttttcgtcaTATCtgtcaatgcaaaaaaaaacaaatgtttgaaATTATCTTGCAAAAATACTTTAGACTCAGGATTGTACGTATTTGATCCTTTggccaaaaaatgtaaaaaaacgaCCCTTACGCACGGCAAAGAAAGAACCACAGTATTTCAGTGTTGTCAGaagaactattaaaaaaaaataaaaaataaaaaaaattgtgctaccAAATGTAGTTGTGgccattttacatttttcgtcaTATCTGCCAATGCCACAGATAtaccgaaaaatgtaaaaaacgaTCCCTAcgttcggcaaaaaaaaaaaataaataaatagtttcaaATACCTTGCAAAAATACTCGTGTATTTTTGATCCTTTTATTCCTAAATGGAACATAGAGCCTCAACTTAACGGTGTACGACGAACTTTTTTGCTTGTAATGCGTTACGACCTAATATGCAGGGCTTATCAGTGAATTActtgaatatttttggaaaaattaaatttgtttgcaaatatgaaatttcgctatattctatttaatttttcataatatattatattctaataatttatttgaaatttttttacatactttctttgtttttgttgtttaatttgctttatttcatttcgtGTTTCTTCCTTTGAATTCTTTTTTACTTGACTTTTCCTTCTTTGTTCTATTTCACTTGTATGGGTTTGTTTTTGAATTCAACATTATTCTGTTTcgtttcgtttattttattttattttctttcaattgtgaaatattattactagagatcggatttttatgtaaattgaatattttattatgatgagtttatacctaggtgcgaactttatgtgatgttaaacaaaaatatgcacttgcataagaATCCGATGTCTAATTATTACCTTatgttgtattatattttattatataacgGTACATTATTATATGAAAGTATACGTacttatttaattgtatttggATTTATTGTAAacgattttattatatttaaatttattatttatatactttattatatttcaattaaaattttttttataagtaacttttttttatttttgcttatttcttcgttgctttattttacgttattttgtttctatatctttatttatttatatatttattttaattatttattattttattattatttttttatattaattatttttttatttagctacacaatttttaattacactatattttatttcattattatttttttaatttagtttgctgtaatacattttatttttttataatttttgttcttttaatttgtttaattttatatttttttattaataatttttagtttaatgttttatgctttttattataaattttatttttgctttgtcttctttattttttatattatttttaattttatttcatcataaaatttttattttattttaccttatcatttattgtataatattttatttgataaatttttttttttttggttacgaAACAATaacgattttattaatttaaattttttttattacttttttattatttttaattttacttcatcaatacttttatattttattttactttatagcattttattgtattttataccatttcttattttgttcatctcattttattttactttactttattaataatttttattttattttattttttcgtttaaattttttatttttttacgctTTCTctatttgttattaattttgattttatttcatcattttttaatattaattttatttcatcatgtttctattttacataatttaatattatttctttgaaatttatttgattaaatattttttttttactttattttatgtttggtttctttatattttattttattgcattttatttgccttcattttaataaatttgcttataatttttttttttgttattaagctTTActctatttaataaaattttatgtttttgttttattataaacttaatttatttaatttaatttcagtttgttttaacttactttattgtattttttttagtcTGCATGGTATTatattttggattttgtattgtttcattattaatttttattatttgtatttgtttttattattatttttagttttatttcatattattttatttattttatatctttaattaattttaatttatgttactttattttatctattttatattatttatttaactttgctttttttagttttatttcgtcattattttatttttatcatagttgtttttatttggttttattttatttattttaatttattttcttatttatttttatttttacattttttatttttttatttttctcaatttttatattattataattttattttacttcatttttatttattttattttatttccgatCATTGTTTTGCATTGatttcgtttaatttaattttttactttacttcctCCTTCACCATTCCTTCATTTCTTTACTTTGCTTACAACACCCTTCTACGCACTCATttgcacacaatattttttttattttttatgtatttaataaatgCAAGCCTAATTATTGTTTTAACTCTCTTACTCACAACTAATATTAAATTCTACTgactagatattttttataactttcgtagactttcacatatttttggtattatattttgtattagtTATAGTAAACGGGGTGTCCAAAATTAATGCGTTTGGTATTTTTACTATATGTTTGTGTCAGCACCAGATCCTCTATATTCGCAAAGTAATCAACGCTACTAGGTTTGCTTATGACTCTCCAGAGAAAGTATAGCAAATTTATGGCACTGCGAACTGCACGGTTAGAGTTTCAAAGGCAAACACTAAATGCCTAAACGGTTGCGGTATATGTATTATaacttatacttatacatacatacataaatacacatatgtTCGTAGCGACTACAGACATCTTCTAATTCTTATATAACAAGCTTATATGCAACAAGCTGAATTCACTGAATCCGTCTAATTAGAGAAGGTAAGGGGAAATTACACTATAATACAGAGTCCGTTAATATGACTTTGATAGCAATTTTGTGTAGGCGAGAAGGAGAAGAATGCGCGAGTTTATCTGAGCCGATAGAAAAATGCTGTTATGGATGGAGGGGAAATCCCAAATAGAATGTAATCATCGCTGTAATTCACTGATATTTAGTGACTAGAATTGTTCTCGGTGAAAGGGCGATCAAATGAGGTTTTATGCGAAGCTAATTTTACGAAAAGAATTTATActaaaatactcgtacatgtaaAACCTTAAGACCGTTGATGTGCCGAGGccgatttacaaaataaattcaactGAAATTGTAAGTTTATCTGCCggcaaatatcaaaaatttaaaacgtaTTAACGAGTCATTTAATTGTGCGCCCTAAAGTATGCATTAACAATGTGTTTACAAATAATTCGTTTTTTAACCTTATTTCCTTTTGTTTCATTATATaatacattaaataaattttagctaCCGAGTGTGACGGGAACCATTTTTAATATTCCACCAGAGAACGTTGATTGTATAAAAAGCTTGAGAAACGAATGAGAAGCTGCAATTACTATTTCAAAGTTCTCTGATTCCCTTGCAGATTAACTGtacttataataatattataaggTTTGTTGGGCGCCAATTTCTGCACCATCGTGATTTTTACGAAGAGAAAGTTCTGACTATAATTTAAGTTCTGactagaaattttataaatgcatACTAAATATATAAAGATTTATTCATTTTGCTAGCTCATGACAcccacttttttcattttatgtctTAGGGATTCAAGTAACGAAAAAATGGAAGTGGGAGTCCAATCAGCTAGAATTCtgagtacgtacatatgtacatacatataattatattcccgataagtatttaaaagttttcattcTCACAAGACATTGGCTTTTAGTGCCACAtgcaaatacttacatatgtatatgcatgcaaaataatttttctagttTAAAGCAGATTTTTTTGGGATTTATGAACCTTTGCTCAAAATTGTTTTCCCACATTTGACATATACAGCACAATAATATGGTATTTCTAATATTTCTATGCATTGctaatatttatgtacaattACAAactaactttaaatttttccccAC harbors:
- the LOC129249350 gene encoding reticulocalbin-2 isoform X2, which gives rise to MSRLKILFLLVAFVFVVNTMPANAGIAHSHKHEKQSSKERLKDGIYAGRDAHHQENGEHHVEFDHEAIIGNIKEAEEFDKLTPEESKKRLLVLIKLMDLNKDGFIERHELKAWILRSFKKLGEEEAADRMEEIDVDGDGQITWKEYLKDSFSMEDEDERKELIDFDSYDEEKQMIKSDKELFNAADLNKDGALDAKEYVLFYSPEEHPEMLPIVLEHTLREKDTNHNGEIDYSEFIGKSGQERSREWLVEEKERFDHLDENKDGLLSGNEVLNWVVPNSEAIAKDEVDHLFVSTDEDHDDRLSYLEILSNYDTFVGSEATDYGDHLQNINHFLDEL
- the LOC129249350 gene encoding reticulocalbin-2 isoform X1, which translates into the protein MSRLKILFLLVAFVFVVNTMPANAGIAHSHKHEKQSSKERLKDGIYAGRDAHHQENGEHHVEFDHEAIIGSIKEAEEFDKLTPEESKKRLLVLIKLMDLNKDGFIERHELKAWILRSFKKLGEEEAADRMEEIDVDGDGQITWKEYLKDSFSMEDEDERKELIDFDSYDEEKQMIKSDKELFNAADLNKDGALDAKEYVLFYSPEEHPEMLPIVLEHTLREKDTNHNGEIDYSEFIGKSGQERSREWLVEEKERFDHLDENKDGLLSGNEVLNWVVPNSEAIAKDEVDHLFVSTDEDHDDRLSYLEILSNYDTFVGSEATDYGDHLQNINHFLDEL